GCGCGGTCCGCCAGACGCTCCAATCGCGCGGCGAGGCGATGGGCGCCCGCGTCCTCCTCCAACACGAGGAGTTGTTCCAAGCGATGCACCGTCCCTGAGCGGACTCACGCGCACCGGCCCATGCCTCTCTCCCTCACCGAGGTCCTCGAAACGGTCCGCATGACCGAGGCCGACGCGTTCGACATCCGGACGGTCACGCTCGGCATCAGCCTCCGCGGGTGCGCCAGCCGCGACGCCGAGTCGACGCGGCGGAACGTGGTGGACCGCGTGCGGCGCGTGGCCGAGCACCACGTGGCGGCGGCCGAGGAGGTCGAGCGGCTCTACGGCGTCCGGATCGCCAACAAGCGCGTCTCGATCACGCCCGCCGCCCTCGTCGCCGACGGGTTCTCGCCGGCCGACTTCGTCCGCCTCGCCGAGGCGCTCGACGGGGCCGCCGCCGAGGTCGGGGTCGACTACCTCGCCGGGTTCAGCGCGCTCGTCGAGAAGGGCGCCACGCCCGGTGACGCTGCCCTCATCGAGGCGCTGCCCGAGGCGCTGGCGGCGACCGAGCGCGTGTGCGCGTCGGTCGCGTGTGGGAGCACGGCCGCCGGGATCAACGCCGACGCCGTCCTCTCCGTCGCCCGCGCCATCAAGGGGATGGCCGCCCGGACGGCCGAGCGCGACTCGATCGGGTGCGCCAAGTTCGTCGCCTTCTGCAACGCCGTGGGCGACAACCCCTTCGTGGCCGGCGCCTTCCACGGCCCGAGCGAGCCCGGGGCCGCGCTCAACGTCGGGATCTCCGGGCCCGGCGTCGTGCTCCGCGCCATCGAGGCGCTGGGGCCGGAGGCCGACTTCGGCGCGGTCACGGACGCCATCAAGACGATGGCGTTCAAGATCACGCGGGCCGGCGAGCTCGTCGGGCGACGCGTGGCCGAGCGGTTGTCGGAGCGGTCCGGGGCGAGGGTCCCGTTCGGCGTCGTCGACATCTCGCTGGCGCCGACGCCGGCCGACCGCGACTCCGTGGGCGACGTCCTCCGGGCGATGGGCCTCGTCGACGTCGGGGCGCCCGGCACCACGGCGGCCCTCGCGATGCTCAACGAGGCCGTCAAGCGCGGCGGGCTGATGGCCGCCCGCCACGTCGGCGGCCTCAGCGGCGCGTTCATGCCGGTCTCCGAGGACCAGGCCATGATCGACGCCGCGGCCTCGGGCCACCTCACGCTCGAGAAGCTGGAGGCCATGAGCGCCATCTGCTCCGTCGGCCTCGACATGGTCGCGATCCCCGGCGACACCTCGGCCGAGACGATCGCGGGGATCCTGTTCGACGAGTTCGCGATCGGCATGATCAACGACAAGACGACGGCCGTGCGGATCATCCCGGTCGCCGGGAAGGGCGTCGGCGAGTGGGCCGACTACGGGGGGCTGCTCGGGCGGGCGCCCGTGATGCCCGTGTCGGGCGTCGGCAACGCGGTCTTCGCGCGGCGCGGCGGGCGGATCCCGGCGCCCATCCGCGCGCTCACGAACTGACCCCGGCGGCCTCGGCGTCGCGACCGAGGCGGGCCGTCCCCGCCGCCGGGGAGGCCGGCCGTGGCGCCACGCGGTAGGTTCAGCGGATGGCCGCCTCCGCCCCGTTCGCCCGCGCCCCGTCCGTCCCGTCGGCCGTCGGGCTCGTCGTGGCCAACCTCGTCCCGCTCGTCGGCGTGCTCTTCTTCGGGTGGAGCCTGTTCGGCGTGATGTGGCTGTACTGGGCCGAGAACGGCGTGATCGGCGCGTTCGCCCTGCTCCGGATCCTGACGGCCGGCGAGGGCCACGGGCAGAAGCTGGTGATGGCCCCGTTCTTCGCCGTCCACTTCGGCCTGTTCTGGACGGTCCACGGCGTGTTCGTGGTGAGCACCTTCGGTGACGACGTGGGCCTCTGGGACCCCACCCTTCAGGTCGAAGGCCTCGTGGCGCTCGTCCTCAGCCACGGGGCGTCGTTCGTCCTCAACTACCTCGCGCGCGGCGAGTGGAAGACGACCACGCCTGGTGCCGAGATGTTCAAGCCGTACGGCCGCGTGGTGCTGCTCCACCTCGTGATCCTCCTGGGCGGGTTTCTGGTCGGGCTCTCCGGGTCGGGCGTCCTCGCGCTGGCGATCCTCGTCGTGCTCAAGACCGGGCTCGACCTCGCCGTCCACCTCGCTGGCCACTGGATGCGGCTCCGCGACGAGGACGTGCCGCCGCCGGACCCCGAGCCGAGGACGCTCCGCCTCGACGCCGTCCCGGAGCGCGCCCCCGACCGCGCCACCCCGCTGGCCCTCCGCGACGGCGACCGCTGACCCCGCCCGCCTCGGCACCGAGGCGCGGAGCCCGTCGGGCGGCGGGGCGTAGAGGGCAGGCGCCCCCACCCCACCCGTGTTCCAGGTCGAAGTCCCGTTCTCCTGCCCGTACTGCCTCGCCCCGATCACGATGCTGGTCGACCCGAGCGTGCCCGCGCAGACCTACGTCGAGGACTGCGAGGTCTGCTGCCACCCCATCGAGGTCACGGCCGAGGCCGACGGGGAGGCCGTGACGTCGTTCCGTGCGGAGCAACTGGAGTAGGCGCCGGGTCCCCTGCCTCGGTGTCGAGGCGGGCGGGGTCAGGCGGGAAGCGAGAGCAGGAACGTCGCGCCGTCTCCCTCGCGGCTGAACGCCTGGATCGTCCCGCCGTGGCCTTCGGTCACGATGTCGTAGGCGAGCGAGAGGCCGAGGCCGGTGCCCTCGCCGGCCGGCTTGGTGGTGAAGAACGGCTCGAACACGCGCGTGCAGTGGTCGAGGGGGATCCCGACCCCGTTGTCCTCGACACGGATCTCGACGCCGCCCTCGACCGGCGCCGTCGCCAGGCGGACGGTCGGGACGAAGCCGTCCCCGGCCGCGCCCGCCTGCGCCTCGACCGACCAGCGGGCGTTCTCGAGCAGGTTCACGAACACGCGCTGGACCGACGCCGGCTCGACCTCGACCGCCGGGACGTCGGCGTAGTCGCGCTCGACGTGGACGGCCGTGCGGCCGAGCGCGGTCGAGACGGCCCGCTCCAGGAGCTCGTGGAGATCGGTCGGCCGCCGCTCGCCGCCGACGTCGCGGACGTGGCCCATGAGGCTCCGGATGATCCCTTCGGCCCGCCGCGCGTGGTCGCGCACGCGCCGGGCGTTGTCGACGATGGCCTCGAGGTCGGCCTCGACGGCGTCGAGGTCGGGCGGCTCGCCCGTCCGGCGGGCCGTCTCGAGCGTGCCCAAGAGGTCGGTCGCCACCTCGGCGTTGAGGTCGGCGAAGTTGGCGACGAAGTTGAGCGGGTTCTGGATCTCGTGGGCGAGGCCAGCAGAGAGGCGCCCGAGCGAGGCCAGCTTCTCGGCCTGCACGAGCTGGCTCTGCGCGGCCTTGAGGTCGCGGAGCGTCCGCGAGAGCTCCTCGTTGGCCGCGCCGAGCTCCTCGGTGCGCACGCGGGCGATCTCGGCCTCCTGCCGCGCCCGCTCGGCCTCGGCGCGGACCTGGACGACGTCGAGCCGCGTCTGCGTCCGGGCGACGAGGAACGCCTCGCGGTGGGCCTGGTGGCGGCGGAGGTGGGCGAGCGCGTCGGCCGGCCGGCCGGCGCGCTCGTAGGCCTCGGCGAGCGCCGCCTCGATGTCCGCCAGTCGCGGCACCGCTCCGATGTCCGCCGCGATCTGCTCGGCCTCGTGGAGCGCGTCGAGGGCAGCCTCGTCGTCGCCCTTCGCCGAGAGGACCCGGCCGATCTGGAGGAGGCTCGTGCTCTGGGCCTGCCGGTTGCCGACCTCCTTGCGGAACGCGAGCGAGCGGCGGTGGAGGGCCAGGGCGGCGTCGAGGCGGCCGGCCTCCTCTTCGAGCACGCCGAGGTCGTGGAGCGCGCGGGCCGTGTTGATCGGGGTCCCGGCCTCCTCGGCGATCCGCAGCGCGCTCTCGTGGTGGATCCGGGCCTCGTCGAGCCGGCCGAGGTGCCGGAGCGCCCCGCCCAACACGGTGTGGGCGCGGGCCTGCCCGTTGAGGTCACCGAGCTCGCCGAACAGGCGGAGCGCCCGCTCGCCGACCTCCATCGCCCGGTCGGTCTCGCCGAGGTCGAGGTAGCTGTTGCCGAGCCCGGCCAGCATCCACGCCTCCTGCTCCGTGTCGCCGAGCGCGCGGGCGAGCCGGAGCGCGTCGCCGGCCGTCTCGAGCGCGTCCTCGAGGTTCCCCAGGCTGACGTGGACGCTGGCCAGCGATCCCAGGACGAGCGACCGGCCCCGGAGGTCGCCGAGCGGCTCCATCTCGGTCTGGGCCTGCATGAGCACGACGAGCGCGGACTCGTGGTCCGAGAGGAGCGAGAGGGCCGTCCCCTCGCAGAGCAGCGCGTACGCCCGGCCCGGCAGGTTGCCGAGAGCCTCGGCCCGCTCGCGCGCCGCCTGGCTCGCTTCGAGGGAGTCGTGGGGCCGGTTGATCGCGGTCGACGCGGCGTCGGCGAGCAGCGCGTCGAGCTCGACGTCGCCGGTCTCCACGTCGAGCGTCCGGCGCGACGTCGGGGCGGGCGGGAGCGTGGTCGGGGCGTCGGGCAGGGCCATGGCGGAGTCTACGCCCCGGCCACCGGATGGAGTTGCGGGGGCCGGGACGGGCGCCGTCGACGCCTCCCCCCGCACCGGGCTTACCTCCCGATCCGCCAGGCCGTGTCGCCTTCGCCGAGCCTACGTCTTGAACCGCCGGATGAGCGACGCGATCTGGTCGTCCGGGAGGGGGAGCACCGACGCCCGCGCCTCCGTCGGCGCAGGCGGCTCCGCCCGCCTCGGCGTCGGGGCGGAGGGGCCCGACCGCGGCGCGGACGGGCTCGGGTTTCCGGCCCGCGCGACGAGCCGCGCCTCGATCTCGTCCATCCACGACCCGTCGCCCGAGGGGGCCCGCCGCGGCACCGAGGCGGCCGGGGCCGTGCGCCCGCCCGCCCGCGTTTCCTGTTTGCCAGATCCCGACACGCTCTCTCCCGCGTCGTCGTTGAGCGGCGCCGTCTCGAACGCCACGCGCTTGAGGTTCACGAGGTGGAGCGGCGTCACGTTGTCGCTCGTGATCGAGCCGCCGAGCGTGCCCGGCCCGAGCGTCATCGCCGGGAAGAGCGCCGTCGTCATGCCGACGGAGCCGAGCGCGGCGACCGTGTTGACGACGATCCGCATCGACGGCTTCTTGAGGGCGAACTGCTCGATCACGCGGTCGGCCGTGGCGTGGAGCGCGAGGGTGTGGCCGATCCCGCCGAACTCCAGGACCGCGATGCACCGCTCGCAGCCGGCCTCCCAGCCGTCGGCGACGTAGAACGAGAGGATGGGCGAGAGGGTCTCCATCGAGAGCGGCTCGTCGGGCCCGACGGCGTCGACCTCAGCGATGAGCGCCTGCGCGGAGTCGGGCACCGAGAACCCCGCCAGCTCGGCGATCCGCCGCGGGCTCTGCCCCACGATCTGCGTGTTGAACCGGCCGCCGGGCTTGATGATGGCGCGGAGCTTTCGGGTCTCGTCCTCCGAACAGACGTGGCCGCCGCGCTGGCGGAGCGCGTCGAGGAGCCGCTGCCGGATCGGGCTGTCGGCGACGACGGACCGCTCGGTCGAGCACAGCGTGCCCCAGTCGAACGACGTGCCCGTGAGGATGTCGGCCGCGGCCTTCTCGACGTTCGCGCTCCGGTCGACGTACGCCGGCACGTTGCCACTCCCGACGCCGTAGGCCGGCTTCCCCTTCGAGTACGCCGCGCGGACCATCGGCCCACCGCCCGTCGCGAGGATGACGTCGACGAGTTCGTGCTCGAGGAGCGCGTTCGTGCCGGCAAGCGTGACGCCGGCGTCGCCCTGCCCGAGGCACCCGAACAGCCCCTCCGGCGCGCCCGCGGCATACGCCGCCTCGGCGACCACGCGGAGCGCCTCGCCCGTGCACCTCCGCGCGCTCGGGTGCGGGCTCATCACGATGCCGCACCGGGCCTTGGCCGCGATGATCGCCTTGTAGTAGGCCGTCGACGTCGGGTTCGTCGACGGCACGAGCGCGGCGACGACGCCCATCGGAGTCGCGACGGTCCACACCGTCCCGTCGGCGCTCTTCTCGACGATGCCGGCCGTCTTCATGCCGGCCATCCGCTCGGCCAGCGTCCGCGTGGCGAACAGGTTCTTCTGCTCCTTGCTCTCGGGCTTGCCGAACCCGGTCTCGTCGTGCGCGAGCTGCCCGAGGCGGCGGGCCTCGGCGGCCCCGGCGTCGACCATCGCCGCGACGATCCGGTCGACGGTGGCCTGGTCGGCCGTCTTGAACTGCTTCTGAGCGGCGGCAGCGGCGCGGACGGCGTCGCGGGCGTCCTGGATCGAGCGGAGGTCGGCGTCCATGCGTCGGGCGGGCGAGGGGCCCGAAAGGTAGCCCGGCCGGATGGGCCGTCCCCACGTCGCCCCTCGGTGACGCTCTCGGGAGGTGGACCGGCCATTGGAACCGGAGGGACCCGACGGCGCGGCGGAGGGTTACGGGACGGTCCGCGGGGCTACGAGTCACCCTGCCGGGACCCACCACCGGGCGTTTCCAGCGACCGGAACCCGCGGCGACCTCCGTGGCACGCCCTTTGTTGTTCCTGCGGGCGCGTCTCTCTCTCGACCATGATCGCCCCCACGCCTTCGCCCTCCGGCCTCGACGCCGTCGACCGCCAGTGGGGCGGCCTCGCCGCCGGCCGCGCCTACCTCCTCGTCGGCCGGGCCGGCGCCGGACGCTCCGCCCTCGCCCTCCAGACCGTCCGCGCCGCCGTCGAGGCGGGCGAGCGGAGCCTCGTGATTTCGCCGCGCGCCCCGGAGGAACTGGTGGCCGTCGGCAAGGAGGTCGGGATCGACCTCGCCAAGGCCCACGCCGGCGGCAAGCTCCGCCTCCTCCGCATCCCGAAGGCCGCCGACCTCGCCGCGCGCGGAGCCGAGGGCCTCGCCAAGTCGTACCGCGACCTCGTCGGCCTCGTGGCGTCCGACCGGCCGGACCGGGTCGTGATCGAGGACTTCACGCCGCTCGTCCAGTTCGACACGTTCGAGCGGTTCCACGAGGCGTTCGCCGGGCTCGTCGGCGCGCTCCGCAAGCAGGGGGCCACGCTCGTCATCGGCCTCGGCGACCCCGCCAACGACGCCTCGCGCCGTCTGCTCGAGGTCGTCGAGGGCCTCGTCGACGGGACCATCCGCCTCGGCGCCGGCGGCGACCTCGTGCTCGGCACGCCCGCCCGCCCCGAGTACCCCTCCAGCGACGGCGCCTCGGTCGAGGCCGAGCCGCCGGCTCCGCCCGCAGCGGCGCCCGCCGAGCCGNNNNNNNNNNNNNNNNNNNNNNNNNNNNNNNNNNNNNNNNNNNNNNNNNNNNNNNNNNNNNNNNNCGCCCGAACCGGCCCCAGAGCCGATCGCGCCGGAGCCTCCACCGGCCGAGGGGTTCACGACCACGTTCTCGACCGGCGCCGTCACCCCTGAGCCCATCGCCGCCCCGCTGGCCGAGGCGCCGACGCCTGCCGCCTCAGTGGCCAGCGCGCCCGTCCGCCCACTGGCACCGGAGCCGCCCGGCGCGAGCGGCCCCGGCGGCCCGCCCCTGACGGAGGTCGTCGCGCCGCCCGCGCCCGACCCGTCGCTGCTCGCCCCGCCGGAGGACCCCTTCGGCGGCAAGGACCCCGCCGACGGCCTCTTCGCCCAGGGCTACCTCGCCGACTCGAAGGGCGGCGAGGTGGTCGGCACGATCCCCTCCGTTCCACCGATGCCGGCTGGCGCGGCTCCGAGCGCCCCCGCGCTCCCGGCCTTCGCCCCGCTCGGCGGCGGCCTCGCGCCCGACCCCGGCGTCGCGTTCCGCTCGGCACTCGACGCGGCGTTCGCCAGCCGCGCCTCGGGCATCCCGTTCGTCGTCGTCGCCCTCCGGATGGACCCGGCCGCGCCCGGCGCGGCCCACTTCGGCGCCATCGAGTCCGGCGTCCGCGCCTCGCTCCGCCCGTCCGACAAGATCCTCGTCGACGCGCCGCGCAAGCGGGCCGCCGTCGTGATGCCGTCGTCCGGCCCCGAGGCCGCCCAGGCCCTCTTCGGCGGGCTCCAGGAGCACCTCCGCTCGGCCCTCGGCCCCGACGCCGACCGCGTCCTCCAGTCCGTCGCCGCGGTGACCGTCCCGGACGGCCAGCCGTTTCAGACGTCGGCTGAGCTCCTGGCCTACGCCTTCGAGGGGTAGGCCCACCTCGACGGGCTCGTCCCCGAGGCGGGCCGAGTCAGTCACCGGAACGGCCGCTCGCGGCTCAGGATCGCCACGAGGTCGGAGACGCCGACCGGGCCGTGGCGGTAGAGGAACGGCTCGCCGTAGTCGGCGCCGATACGGTAGCCGTAGACGCGCGCGCGCGCCTCGACCCAGGCCAGGAAACCGGGGTTCGAGATGTACGTCTGCGGCCCGTCGTCGTCCGCCTCGGCGCCGGGCTGGTAGAACTGGCTGCCGTAGGCGAGGAGCGCCTCCATCCGCCGCTCCCACACGCTCGATACGTCGACCACAAACGTCGGCTCGAAGTCGAGGGCCTGCATGTAGTGGAGGACGTGGTGCGGACGCCACGGCTCCTGCGGCGTCCCGTCCTCCTCGACCGTCTCGACCTTGGCCAGCCCCGAGTAGAAGAGAGCGTCGATGCTGAGGCGCGTGGCGTCGCCGTGGTCGGGGTGACGGACTTTTTCCGCTGTCGTCAGCACGATGGGCGGGCGATGGCGGCGGACGGCCCGGATCAGCTTGAGCTGGTTCTCCTTCGTGTTCTGGATGTCGCCGTCGGGGATGCCGAGGTTCTCACGGGCCGAGAGCCCCATGATCTTCGACGCGGCGGCGGCCTCCTCGGCCCGGCTCTCCGGCGTCCCGCGCGTGCCCAGTTCGCCGCGCGTAAAGTCGACGACGCCGGTCCGGTAGCCCTGGTCGGCCAGGAGACACATCGTCCCCCCGGCACAGAGTTCGACGTCGTCGGGGTGGGCGGCGAGGGCGAGAACGTCCAGCGGAGGTCGCGTAGCAACGTCGGGGGGCATCGGGAGATGGGAAACGTGTGGGAGGCCGGCTCCCTACCCGTTCCCCTTTCCCCGCTCCCTAGTTCCCAGCCGAGCCGTCCTCCTCGATGCGCTCGACGATGAACGTGCCGACGGTCGTGCCGGTCAGCGGGGCGTAGGCGACCTCGGCGATGGGCGCGCGGACGGC
This sequence is a window from Rubrivirga marina. Protein-coding genes within it:
- a CDS encoding PFL family protein; translated protein: MPLSLTEVLETVRMTEADAFDIRTVTLGISLRGCASRDAESTRRNVVDRVRRVAEHHVAAAEEVERLYGVRIANKRVSITPAALVADGFSPADFVRLAEALDGAAAEVGVDYLAGFSALVEKGATPGDAALIEALPEALAATERVCASVACGSTAAGINADAVLSVARAIKGMAARTAERDSIGCAKFVAFCNAVGDNPFVAGAFHGPSEPGAALNVGISGPGVVLRAIEALGPEADFGAVTDAIKTMAFKITRAGELVGRRVAERLSERSGARVPFGVVDISLAPTPADRDSVGDVLRAMGLVDVGAPGTTAALAMLNEAVKRGGLMAARHVGGLSGAFMPVSEDQAMIDAAASGHLTLEKLEAMSAICSVGLDMVAIPGDTSAETIAGILFDEFAIGMINDKTTAVRIIPVAGKGVGEWADYGGLLGRAPVMPVSGVGNAVFARRGGRIPAPIRALTN
- a CDS encoding DUF6498-containing protein is translated as MAASAPFARAPSVPSAVGLVVANLVPLVGVLFFGWSLFGVMWLYWAENGVIGAFALLRILTAGEGHGQKLVMAPFFAVHFGLFWTVHGVFVVSTFGDDVGLWDPTLQVEGLVALVLSHGASFVLNYLARGEWKTTTPGAEMFKPYGRVVLLHLVILLGGFLVGLSGSGVLALAILVVLKTGLDLAVHLAGHWMRLRDEDVPPPDPEPRTLRLDAVPERAPDRATPLALRDGDR
- a CDS encoding CPXCG motif-containing cysteine-rich protein; this encodes MFQVEVPFSCPYCLAPITMLVDPSVPAQTYVEDCEVCCHPIEVTAEADGEAVTSFRAEQLE
- a CDS encoding tetratricopeptide repeat protein → MALPDAPTTLPPAPTSRRTLDVETGDVELDALLADAASTAINRPHDSLEASQAARERAEALGNLPGRAYALLCEGTALSLLSDHESALVVLMQAQTEMEPLGDLRGRSLVLGSLASVHVSLGNLEDALETAGDALRLARALGDTEQEAWMLAGLGNSYLDLGETDRAMEVGERALRLFGELGDLNGQARAHTVLGGALRHLGRLDEARIHHESALRIAEEAGTPINTARALHDLGVLEEEAGRLDAALALHRRSLAFRKEVGNRQAQSTSLLQIGRVLSAKGDDEAALDALHEAEQIAADIGAVPRLADIEAALAEAYERAGRPADALAHLRRHQAHREAFLVARTQTRLDVVQVRAEAERARQEAEIARVRTEELGAANEELSRTLRDLKAAQSQLVQAEKLASLGRLSAGLAHEIQNPLNFVANFADLNAEVATDLLGTLETARRTGEPPDLDAVEADLEAIVDNARRVRDHARRAEGIIRSLMGHVRDVGGERRPTDLHELLERAVSTALGRTAVHVERDYADVPAVEVEPASVQRVFVNLLENARWSVEAQAGAAGDGFVPTVRLATAPVEGGVEIRVEDNGVGIPLDHCTRVFEPFFTTKPAGEGTGLGLSLAYDIVTEGHGGTIQAFSREGDGATFLLSLPA
- a CDS encoding aldehyde dehydrogenase family protein — encoded protein: MDADLRSIQDARDAVRAAAAAQKQFKTADQATVDRIVAAMVDAGAAEARRLGQLAHDETGFGKPESKEQKNLFATRTLAERMAGMKTAGIVEKSADGTVWTVATPMGVVAALVPSTNPTSTAYYKAIIAAKARCGIVMSPHPSARRCTGEALRVVAEAAYAAGAPEGLFGCLGQGDAGVTLAGTNALLEHELVDVILATGGGPMVRAAYSKGKPAYGVGSGNVPAYVDRSANVEKAAADILTGTSFDWGTLCSTERSVVADSPIRQRLLDALRQRGGHVCSEDETRKLRAIIKPGGRFNTQIVGQSPRRIAELAGFSVPDSAQALIAEVDAVGPDEPLSMETLSPILSFYVADGWEAGCERCIAVLEFGGIGHTLALHATADRVIEQFALKKPSMRIVVNTVAALGSVGMTTALFPAMTLGPGTLGGSITSDNVTPLHLVNLKRVAFETAPLNDDAGESVSGSGKQETRAGGRTAPAASVPRRAPSGDGSWMDEIEARLVARAGNPSPSAPRSGPSAPTPRRAEPPAPTEARASVLPLPDDQIASLIRRFKT
- a CDS encoding RAD55 family ATPase, coding for MIAPTPSPSGLDAVDRQWGGLAAGRAYLLVGRAGAGRSALALQTVRAAVEAGERSLVISPRAPEELVAVGKEVGIDLAKAHAGGKLRLLRIPKAADLAARGAEGLAKSYRDLVGLVASDRPDRVVIEDFTPLVQFDTFERFHEAFAGLVGALRKQGATLVIGLGDPANDASRRLLEVVEGLVDGTIRLGAGGDLVLGTPARPEYPSSDGASVEAEPPAPPAAAPAEP
- the bshB1 gene encoding bacillithiol biosynthesis deacetylase BshB1 — its product is MPPDVATRPPLDVLALAAHPDDVELCAGGTMCLLADQGYRTGVVDFTRGELGTRGTPESRAEEAAAASKIMGLSARENLGIPDGDIQNTKENQLKLIRAVRRHRPPIVLTTAEKVRHPDHGDATRLSIDALFYSGLAKVETVEEDGTPQEPWRPHHVLHYMQALDFEPTFVVDVSSVWERRMEALLAYGSQFYQPGAEADDDGPQTYISNPGFLAWVEARARVYGYRIGADYGEPFLYRHGPVGVSDLVAILSRERPFR